From the Solea senegalensis isolate Sse05_10M linkage group LG16, IFAPA_SoseM_1, whole genome shotgun sequence genome, one window contains:
- the pcare1 gene encoding photoreceptor cilium actin regulator, translating into MGCSPSKGNNFGTLGSIRKSRMLPSAPQENPRQFTEDGKNCNSTISTNVDIKERKTSGQSQVFQKEAYLTPQTKRSMTEPGPEAGNMDNLGSQGMDNNKKKERNHDKQDVTEKKSGRKPKKNSRGTKVLKKKDKDTLSAELKVDFPEPLVKAHQAAYAFLNPSINKYDILLGLLEQATETQFSVQPMVAFMALRYEEINQGLKEMADEGEKVLKENGGHLAWTSQMKNLSSSAPLKSGFASTEPPPDLLQQLLQYTTQRMRNVSHTVGGIGDSALEEAVEYFASISEVLEEKLRVKRAVETRLMQLLSHIEMASLRKPGPEDSALFSEDSGIGAEIESLAGSERHHRRESCESTGTNRAALVSPMEYTSMNFTQGVSKQKLLSRASPSVSLTSLNSLGSICTIMANNDQRDSLLGSVSFDDGGEDENDVEEEEERYMKNVQVGIRKRSNSSPAQHDQQPRRLPPKRIENPQNVEMTLKMKNAISGRIQFVPSQNTSAKTKLAGSPRKSRHQWTDEEDQSARRPQTAAPVRKALVKRTTVTGQQRSRSAESLRSKGEDPTLLELERTQRDLNQRLQRMTKSKAGVNTRTTLSKHSQGSSPAQSPAINRKQPEKHNNPQPLKGKLDLKRQNNKKQDETNVAEEDKLKKNITSRGPVKATPPPSPPSSPRPSSGLRKGRNSVRKLIDTFSQGIEERDDPKVLGPLKGVRKCGVPVLPGLGNMEAVLSTGLTSCRPGKTDDLDLDSLPPPPLEVLMDNSFEGVPSLSTVVADDGATKVGKSPVLKRTAVSQKLRASVLSATVLPSKGGLPQASKVVSFVKADQQDASAPSKFSQPDSQLRFDPGNERYSLHQQSRKIIDLRSSSGSQTESSSTSFVETNPPSGQEESEDFRDGGNKSVPGPDTALSTSSLSLVINSQPPATPPKSRSRMLPSTPSIPSSLHRRLPSPNLKRQPTPPTSASPPLNRKLPTPPAVQRRLPSPPVAKQNISFSYPFKAPSPPASPKVQRWSRENSSEDSSGARMISNARSVFCPVSPSLFEAQPCSIPQLPEAWTSTGMSFLSRRFGGHSRFPVSVQGPRPFIRRSHSDRRPSLSSIARQPGISVAETCGSEPAIYSKGLDNEPTRDDELWGSQSDLRAAPRSASHPDLCVVGQALYKD; encoded by the exons ATGGGCTGCTCACCATCCAAAGGTAACAATTTTGGGACTTTGGGTTCCATAAGGAAGAGCCGAATGCTGCCTTCTGCACCTCAAGAAAACCCAAGGCAATTCACAGAAGATGGAAAGAACTGTAATTCAACTATATCCACAAATGTGGATATAAAGGAGAGGAAGACATCTGGACAAAGCCAGGTATTTCAGAAGGAGGCATATTTGACACCGCAAACAAAGAGATCTATGACCGAGCCTGGTCCAGAAGCAGGGAACATGGACAATTTAGGGAGTCAAGGGATggacaacaacaagaaaaaagagagaaatcacGACAAACAGGATGTAACAGAGAAAAAGTCTGGaagaaaaccaaagaaaaactcCAGAGGTACAAAAGttcttaaaaagaaagataaagacACACTATCTGCTGAGCTCAAAGTGGACTTCCCAGAACCACTGGTAAAGGCTCATCAGGCCGCTTATGCATTTTTGAATCCTAGCATAAACAAGTATGATATTCTTCTTGGACTTTTGGAGCAAGCAACTGAAACTCAATTTTCTGTGCAGCCTATggttgctttcatggctctacGCTATGAGGAAATAAATCAGGGACTGAAAGAGATGGCAGATGAGGGagaaaaagttttaaaagaaaatggaggacatcTTGCTTGGACGAGTCAAATGAAAAACCTTTCATCTTCTGCACCCCTGAAGTCTGGTTTTGCTAGTACTGAGCCCCCACCGGatttgctgcagcagctgcttcagTACACCACACAGAGAATGCGAAATGTGAGCCACACTGTTGGTGGAATTGGCGATTCTGCCTTGGAGGAGGCAGTGGAGTACTTTGCCTCAATTTCAGAGGTCTTAGAGGAGAAACTGAGAGTCAAGCGTGCAGTAGAGACTAGGCTAATGCAACTCTTATCGCATATTGAAATGGCCTCTCTGCGCAAGCCTGGGCCAGAGGACTCTGCTCTGTTTAGTGAGGACAGTGGAATTGGAGCGGAGATTGAATCCCTTGCTGGATCTGAAAGACACCACAGACGGGAGAGTTGTGAGTCCACTGGAACAAATAGAGCTGCACTTGTCAGTCCTATGGAATACACCTCCATGAACTTTACACAGGGTGTTTCAAAGCAAAAGCTTCTAAGTCGAGCAAGTCCAAGTGTTTCCCTCACGTCACTCAATTCACTCGGCTCTATTTGCACTATAATGGCTAATAATGACCAAAGAGACTCATTGCTGGGATCAGTTTCCTTTGATGATGGGGGGGAAGATGAAAATGAtgttgaagaggaagaagagagataCATGAAAAATGTCCAAGTAGGGATTAGAAAGCGATCCAATTCTTCACCAGCACAACATGACCAACAACCACGTCGCTTACCCCCTAAGCGCATTGAGAATCCACAAAATGTAGAAATGActcttaaaatgaaaaatgcaataAGTGGTAGGATACAATTTGTTCCATCACAGAACACAAGTGCCAAAACAAAACTTGCAGGCAGCCCAAGAAAAAGTAGACACCAGTGGACAGATGAGGAGGACCAATCTGCAAGGAGACCTCAAACAGCAGCACCTGTTCGAAAGGCACTAGTAAAAAGGACCACAGTGACTGGACAGCAACGATCACGGTCAGCAGAATCCTTGAGGAGTAAAGGTGAAGATCCGACGCTGCTTGAACTAGAAAGGACTCAAAGGGATTTAAACCAGAGATTGCAAAGGATGACTAAAAGCAAGGCAGGGGTCAACACAAGGACAACTCTATCTAAGCATAGTCAAGGTAGCTCACCAGCACAGTCTCCAGCAATAAATCGCAAACAGCCAGAAAAGCACAACAATCCCCAACCACTTAAAGGGAAATTAGActtaaaaaggcaaaacaataaaaaacaggatGAAACCAATGTTGCAGAAGAGGACAAGCTGAAGAAAAATATAACATCTAGGGGTCCTGTAAAGGCCACCCCACCCCCAAGCCCTCCTTCATCACCACGGCCATCTTCAGGTCTTCGCAAAGGCCGGAATTCAGTCAGGAAACTCATTGATACCTTTAGTCAAGGAATAGAGGAACGAGACGATCCTAAAGTTCTGGGGCCACTAAAAGGAGTACGGAAGTGTGGTGTCCCTGTGTTACCTGGTTTAGGAAATATGGAGGCAGTGCTAAGCACCGGATTAACCAGCTGCAGGCCTGGTAAAACTGATGATTTAGATCTGGACAgtcttcctccacctccactggAAGTATTAATGGACAATTCCTTTGAAGGTGTCCCGAGTCTTTCAACAGTTGTAGCAGATGATGGGGCTACTAAAGTTGGCAAATCCCCTGTGTTGAAAAGGACAGCTGTATCACAAAAACTGAGGGCCTCAGTTCTGTCAGCGACAGTGCTACCAAGCAAAGGAGGCTTGCCACAGGCCTCCAAGGTTGTTTCCTTTGTGAAAGCAGATCAACAGGATGCATCTGCTCCATCAAAGTTTAGCCAACCAGACTCACAACTGAGGTTTGACCCAGGAAATGAAAGGTATTCTTTGCACCAACAATCAAGGAAGATAATTGACCTTAGAAGCTCTTCAGGCTCTCAGACAGAGAGCTCTTCAACAAGTTTTGTAGAAACGAATCCACCTTCAGGTCAAGAAGAATCTGAAGACTTTCGAGATGGTGGCAACAAATCAGTGCCTGGACCTGACACTGCATTGTCTACATCATCTCTTTCTTTGGTCATCAATAGCCAACCACCTGCCACCCCACCTAAATCAAGGAGTCGAATGTTACCTTCCACACCTTCCATACCAAGCAGCTTACATCGAAGACTTCCCAGTCCAAACTTAAAAAGGCAACCCACTCCACCAACTTCAGCTAGCCCTCCTCTAAACAGGAAACTCCCCACACCACCAGCAGTCCAGAGGAGGCTCCCCAGCCCGCCTGTGGCAAAACAGAACATCTCATTCTCATATCCTTTCAAAGCACCTTCTCCACCTGCCTCACCAAAAGTGCAAAGATGGTCAAGAGAGAACAGCAGTGAAGACTCTTCTGGTGCCCGGATGATTAGTAATGCACGTTcagttttctgtcctgtgtccCCATCCCTGTTTGAGGCCCAGCCTTGTTCAATTCCCCAACTACCTGAAGCGTGGACTTCTACTGGGATGTCTTTTCTCTCACGTCGTTTTGGAGGTCACTCAAGGTTTCCTGTATCCGTTCAAGGACCACGCCCCTTCATCCGACGTAGTCATTCAGACAGAAGGCCAAGTTTATCTTCAATAGCAAGGCAACCAGGCATCTCAGTGGCCGAGACTTGCGGGAGTGAGCCAGCGATATACTCAAAAGG GCTGGACAATGAACCAACCAGGGACGATGAATTATGGGGTAGCCAATCAGACCTCAGAGCTGCACCACGCTCTGCATCACACCCAGATCTGTGTGTTGTTGGCCAGGCCTTGTACAAAGACTGA